Proteins encoded in a region of the Puniceibacterium sp. IMCC21224 genome:
- a CDS encoding DUF6446 family protein, with protein sequence MYYLQVYAFYEPVIATGTDDVQLTAKVSGEPEVILYEDFRAIDANSSPIRYRACFTTPMGLSTLSDTYKEYVGAAPRVAPGWFDCFDAEAIGEDLEAGRAMAFTSQRNITYGIDRVIAVTQDGRGYIWHEINDCGDKAYDGSPLDDTCPPPPHDTDGDT encoded by the coding sequence ATGTATTATCTTCAGGTCTATGCCTTTTACGAACCGGTCATCGCCACCGGCACGGACGATGTGCAATTGACCGCCAAGGTATCGGGCGAACCCGAGGTCATCCTGTATGAGGATTTCCGCGCCATTGACGCCAATAGCTCTCCGATCCGCTACCGCGCCTGCTTTACCACGCCGATGGGGCTGTCGACCCTGAGCGACACCTACAAAGAATATGTCGGCGCAGCGCCCCGCGTCGCACCCGGTTGGTTCGATTGTTTCGACGCCGAGGCAATCGGCGAAGACCTTGAGGCCGGGCGCGCCATGGCGTTCACCAGCCAGCGCAACATCACTTATGGCATCGACCGCGTCATCGCCGTGACCCAGGACGGCCGTGGCTATATCTGGCACGAAATCAACGATTGCGGCGACAAGGCCTATGACGGCAGCCCGCTGGACGACACCTGCCCGCCGCCGCCCCACGACA
- a CDS encoding glycine--tRNA ligase subunit alpha translates to MDQTTGTDAGKPRSFQEILLRLQSYWASKGCAILQPYDMEVGAGTFHPGTTLRSLGTRPWAAAYAQPSRRPTDGRYGENPNRLQHYYQYQVLIKPSPPDMQDLYLGSLRAIGIDMALHDVRFVEDDWESPTLGAWGLGWEVWCDGMEVSQFTYFQQVGGHDCHPVAGELTYGLERLAMYVLGVDHVMDMPFNDPQTPIALTYGDIFRQTEQEYSRWNFDVADTDTLLQHFKDAEAECARILDQPAEDPKTGRRIIMAHPAYDQCIKASHLFNLLDARGVISVTERQAYIGRVRTLAKACADAFVQTEAGGYVA, encoded by the coding sequence ATGGACCAGACCACCGGCACAGATGCGGGCAAACCGCGCAGCTTTCAGGAGATCCTTCTGCGGCTGCAATCCTATTGGGCCTCCAAGGGCTGCGCCATCCTGCAACCCTATGATATGGAGGTTGGCGCCGGCACGTTTCACCCCGGCACCACGTTGCGGTCGCTGGGCACGCGCCCTTGGGCTGCGGCCTATGCACAGCCGTCGCGCCGCCCCACCGACGGACGCTATGGCGAAAACCCCAACCGGTTGCAGCACTATTACCAATATCAAGTGCTGATCAAACCGTCGCCGCCCGACATGCAGGATCTATACCTTGGCTCCTTGCGGGCCATCGGCATCGACATGGCGCTGCACGATGTGCGCTTTGTCGAAGATGACTGGGAAAGCCCAACTTTGGGCGCCTGGGGTCTGGGCTGGGAGGTCTGGTGTGACGGCATGGAAGTGTCGCAGTTCACCTATTTCCAACAGGTCGGCGGCCATGACTGCCACCCCGTGGCGGGCGAGCTGACTTACGGCCTCGAACGGTTAGCGATGTATGTGCTGGGCGTCGATCATGTCATGGACATGCCGTTCAACGATCCGCAAACCCCGATTGCACTGACCTACGGTGACATCTTTCGCCAGACCGAGCAGGAATATTCCCGCTGGAATTTTGACGTGGCCGACACCGATACCCTGCTTCAGCATTTCAAGGACGCCGAGGCGGAATGCGCCCGTATCCTTGATCAACCGGCGGAAGACCCTAAGACCGGCAGGCGCATCATCATGGCCCACCCGGCCTATGACCAATGCATCAAGGCATCGCACCTCTTTAACCTGCTGGACGCACGTGGCGTGATATCGGTCACCGAACGACAGGCCTATATCGGCCGGGTGCGCACGCTGGCCAAGGCATGCGCCGATGCGTTCGTGCAGACCGAAGCCGGGGGCTATGTGGCCTGA